The following are encoded together in the Variovorax sp. PBS-H4 genome:
- a CDS encoding thioredoxin family protein has translation MPSSSTADSRSARAARQARAALSRASRRAVMAAAVALGATFLMGSNAVAAAAVGQKAPDFVAVDTAGKQHRLSDFAGKFVVLEWTNPGCPFVRKHYGSGNMPATQKAATEKGVVWLAVNSTERAASDYLKPAALEAWMKEHAAAPTAVLMDEDGVIGRAYAARTTPHLYIIDPQGVLVYAGGIDSIASSRAEDIKTATNYVNQALGEAFGGKPVSAATTRPYGCSIKYKA, from the coding sequence ATGCCCTCGTCGTCCACTGCAGACTCGCGTTCCGCCCGTGCGGCGCGCCAGGCGCGCGCAGCCCTGAGCCGAGCGTCCCGCCGCGCCGTCATGGCCGCCGCCGTCGCCCTCGGTGCCACCTTCCTGATGGGCTCGAATGCCGTGGCCGCAGCGGCCGTGGGCCAGAAGGCGCCCGATTTCGTCGCCGTTGACACCGCCGGCAAGCAGCACCGGCTGTCTGATTTCGCCGGCAAGTTCGTGGTGCTCGAATGGACCAATCCAGGCTGTCCCTTCGTGCGCAAGCATTACGGCAGCGGCAACATGCCCGCGACCCAGAAGGCAGCGACCGAGAAAGGCGTGGTCTGGCTGGCTGTCAACTCGACCGAGCGTGCCGCGAGCGACTACCTGAAGCCCGCCGCCCTCGAGGCCTGGATGAAGGAGCACGCGGCCGCCCCTACCGCCGTGCTGATGGACGAGGATGGCGTCATCGGGCGCGCCTACGCGGCGCGCACCACGCCGCACCTCTACATCATCGATCCACAGGGAGTGCTGGTGTACGCCGGCGGCATCGACAGCATTGCCTCGTCCCGAGCCGAGGACATCAAGACCGCGACGAACTACGTGAACCAGGCCCTCGGCGAGGCCTTCGGCGGCAAGCCGGTCAGCGCGGCGACGACACGGCCCTACGGCTGCTCGATCAAGTACAAGGCCTGA
- a CDS encoding NIPSNAP family protein: MQYPPKPLVDHRIYTIKPRKMPEFLDVFKRLALPFLNETLGTPLGFYVSHVGPLNQFVHLWGYDDLADYERRCKARDAHPDFPAYLQASEHLVVAQETRLIKAVEMMPAQ, translated from the coding sequence ATGCAGTACCCGCCTAAGCCTCTCGTCGACCACCGTATCTACACGATCAAGCCTCGCAAGATGCCGGAGTTCCTCGACGTGTTCAAGCGGCTGGCCTTGCCCTTCCTGAATGAAACGCTGGGCACGCCGCTCGGCTTCTATGTGAGCCATGTCGGCCCGCTCAATCAGTTCGTGCACCTGTGGGGCTACGACGACCTGGCAGACTACGAGCGGCGCTGCAAGGCACGCGATGCGCATCCGGATTTCCCGGCCTACCTGCAGGCCTCGGAGCACCTGGTCGTGGCGCAGGAGACGCGGCTGATCAAGGCGGTGGAGATGATGCCGGCGCAGTAG
- a CDS encoding AEC family transporter: MLHILSVTLPFFALIAAGYAAARCGALPLGAIPGLNAFVLYFALPCMLFRFGAGAPIGQLLDAGVGLVWGSCALLVVGATVGLARRRGMLWNDAAFGALVAAFPNTGFMGLPLLIAILGAPAASPMIITIALDLVLTSSLCIALSRLDGADAHGPARAARQALRGIVQNPMPWAIVLGGLASATRLALPGPVERTIAMLGDAASPVALFTIGAVLARSALLAREHRASARVGEAMGSGVRALSPARPADLLSVAAIKLLVHPLLVYGAGRGAVALGVPLERSALAVMVLVAALPSASNVAMLAERFGADSGRIARIILWTTVAAFFSFPLAVGWVR, encoded by the coding sequence GTGCTGCACATTCTTTCCGTCACGCTCCCTTTCTTCGCGCTGATCGCGGCGGGCTACGCGGCCGCGCGCTGCGGGGCGCTGCCGCTGGGCGCCATTCCGGGGCTCAATGCCTTCGTGCTCTATTTCGCGCTGCCGTGCATGCTGTTCCGTTTCGGCGCGGGTGCGCCGATCGGGCAGTTGCTCGATGCTGGCGTGGGGCTGGTGTGGGGCAGCTGCGCGCTGCTCGTGGTCGGCGCCACGGTGGGGCTGGCGCGCCGGCGAGGCATGCTCTGGAACGACGCGGCCTTCGGCGCACTGGTGGCCGCCTTTCCCAACACCGGCTTTATGGGGCTGCCGCTGCTGATCGCGATCCTCGGCGCGCCGGCGGCCTCGCCGATGATCATCACCATCGCCCTGGACCTGGTGCTGACCTCCTCGCTGTGCATCGCGCTGTCGCGCCTCGACGGGGCCGATGCGCATGGCCCGGCCCGAGCGGCCCGGCAGGCGCTGCGCGGGATCGTGCAGAACCCGATGCCCTGGGCCATCGTGCTGGGCGGGCTCGCTTCCGCCACCCGTCTCGCCCTGCCCGGACCGGTGGAGCGCACGATTGCGATGCTGGGCGATGCGGCCTCGCCGGTGGCACTGTTCACCATTGGCGCCGTGCTCGCCCGCTCGGCGCTGCTGGCCCGCGAGCATCGCGCCAGCGCGCGTGTGGGGGAAGCGATGGGCAGCGGCGTCCGGGCGCTTTCACCGGCGCGGCCGGCCGACCTGCTGTCGGTGGCGGCGATCAAGCTGCTGGTGCATCCCTTGCTGGTCTACGGCGCGGGACGCGGCGCGGTGGCGCTGGGCGTTCCGCTGGAGCGCAGCGCGCTGGCCGTGATGGTGCTGGTGGCTGCGCTGCCGAGCGCGAGCAACGTGGCAATGCTGGCGGAGCGTTTCGGCGCCGACAGCGGGCGCATCGCCCGCATCATTCTCTGGACCACCGTGGCGGCCTTCTTCAGCTTTCCGCTCGCAGTGGGATGGGTGCGCTGA
- a CDS encoding protein-disulfide reductase DsbD family protein codes for MALFSFLRRAAFLAAILASSLPAAAQLTPRLGPVVTTPHVRAELVAHAPQGISAGAPVWVGLQIAHQPEWHTYWKNAGDSGLPTELAWSLPAGVSAGEIAWPVPKKIPIGTLANYGYEGTVLLPVPLSVAPDFKAPAGLTGAEALDIKLKASWLVCRKECIPEDGEFLLRLPVQGSTAVNQDAFQAALAARPASLEKPASIAIEGQKLQVRIEGLPALARGKTLELFPETGEVIHTAAVLGKDWTQAWEGDTWTASVPLAEQRSASPGTMPVVVALAEADRQPGQPVAWRAEAPVSGSWPATAARAEVSPTLQAALEANAAPPLPRPAGSFIAALLGAFLGGLLLNLMPCVFPVLAIKVLGFTRRADDHAAHRSAAVAYTAGVMLSFLALGGAMLGLRVAGAQLGWGFQLQSPAVVAVLAALFTLIGLNLAGVFEVRMLAPSSMCSAQVRHPLANDFLSGVLAVVIASPCTAPFMGASMGLTIGLPAAQALLIFAALGFGLALPYLAAGFVPGVARLLPKPGPWMNILRRLLAFPIFATVAWLVWVLGQQSGIDGAGALLGLLVCLAAVVWAFTLRGRTRLVLASLLIAATAVLAGTIGANIVSNAAPAAVASGGERWQAWSPVRVSELAAQGRPVFVDFTAAWCVTCQYNKRSTLADAALLDEFDAKKVAMLRADWTRRDPEITAALASLGRSGVPAYVLMAPGRAPVVLTEILSKEELREALARL; via the coding sequence ATGGCCCTGTTCTCCTTCCTCCGACGCGCAGCCTTCCTGGCTGCCATCCTGGCTTCCAGCTTGCCGGCCGCCGCCCAGCTGACTCCCCGCCTCGGGCCCGTCGTCACCACCCCCCATGTGCGCGCGGAGCTGGTCGCGCACGCACCGCAGGGCATCTCCGCCGGCGCGCCCGTCTGGGTGGGGCTGCAGATCGCGCACCAACCCGAGTGGCATACCTACTGGAAGAACGCCGGGGATTCCGGCCTCCCGACCGAACTGGCCTGGTCGCTCCCGGCGGGCGTGTCGGCGGGCGAAATCGCCTGGCCCGTGCCGAAGAAGATTCCCATCGGCACCCTGGCCAACTATGGCTACGAGGGAACGGTGCTGCTGCCGGTGCCCCTGTCGGTGGCGCCCGACTTCAAGGCGCCGGCCGGCCTCACCGGTGCCGAGGCGCTGGACATCAAGCTCAAGGCTTCCTGGCTGGTGTGCCGCAAGGAATGCATCCCCGAAGACGGCGAGTTCCTGCTGAGGCTGCCGGTCCAGGGGTCGACCGCGGTGAACCAGGACGCTTTCCAGGCAGCGCTGGCTGCCCGCCCTGCGTCCCTGGAAAAGCCCGCCTCCATCGCCATCGAGGGCCAGAAGCTGCAGGTCCGGATCGAGGGCCTGCCGGCCCTTGCGCGCGGCAAGACGCTGGAGTTGTTCCCCGAAACCGGCGAGGTGATCCATACCGCGGCCGTCCTCGGCAAGGATTGGACGCAGGCCTGGGAAGGCGACACCTGGACCGCCAGCGTGCCGCTGGCCGAACAGCGCAGCGCAAGCCCCGGCACGATGCCGGTGGTCGTCGCCCTGGCCGAGGCCGATCGACAACCCGGCCAGCCGGTCGCCTGGCGCGCCGAGGCGCCGGTCAGCGGCAGTTGGCCCGCCACCGCTGCGCGTGCCGAGGTGTCGCCCACCCTGCAGGCCGCGCTGGAGGCCAATGCGGCGCCGCCTTTGCCTCGACCCGCTGGCAGCTTCATCGCCGCGCTGCTGGGCGCGTTTCTCGGCGGCCTGCTGCTCAATCTCATGCCTTGCGTCTTCCCGGTGCTGGCCATCAAGGTCCTGGGCTTCACGCGCCGCGCCGACGACCATGCCGCTCACCGGAGCGCTGCCGTGGCCTACACCGCCGGGGTGATGCTGTCCTTCCTCGCCCTCGGGGGCGCGATGCTCGGGCTGCGCGTGGCAGGTGCGCAACTGGGCTGGGGCTTCCAGCTGCAGTCTCCCGCAGTGGTCGCGGTGCTCGCGGCGCTTTTCACCCTGATCGGGCTCAACCTCGCAGGCGTCTTCGAGGTCCGGATGCTCGCGCCGTCCTCGATGTGCAGCGCTCAGGTGCGGCATCCGCTGGCCAACGATTTCCTGTCCGGGGTGCTGGCGGTCGTGATCGCTTCTCCCTGCACGGCCCCTTTCATGGGCGCCTCGATGGGACTCACGATCGGGCTGCCGGCGGCACAGGCCCTGCTGATCTTCGCGGCCCTCGGCTTCGGCCTGGCCCTGCCCTACCTGGCCGCCGGCTTCGTGCCCGGCGTGGCGCGCCTGCTCCCGAAGCCGGGTCCGTGGATGAACATCCTGCGCCGGCTCCTCGCTTTCCCCATCTTCGCCACGGTCGCCTGGCTGGTCTGGGTACTCGGGCAGCAAAGCGGCATCGACGGCGCGGGGGCGCTGCTGGGCCTGCTGGTGTGCCTGGCAGCGGTGGTCTGGGCGTTCACCTTGCGCGGGCGCACCCGCCTTGTGCTGGCAAGCCTGTTGATCGCCGCCACCGCCGTGCTGGCCGGCACGATCGGCGCAAACATCGTCTCCAACGCGGCGCCCGCAGCGGTGGCCTCGGGCGGCGAGCGTTGGCAGGCCTGGTCACCCGTCCGCGTGAGCGAACTCGCCGCGCAGGGCCGGCCGGTGTTCGTCGACTTCACGGCCGCGTGGTGCGTCACCTGCCAGTACAACAAGCGCAGCACGCTGGCCGATGCCGCGCTGCTGGACGAGTTCGACGCGAAGAAAGTGGCCATGCTGCGGGCCGACTGGACCCGGCGCGACCCCGAAATCACCGCCGCACTGGCTTCGCTCGGCCGCAGCGGCGTGCCGGCCTATGTGCTCATGGCGCCGGGACGTGCGCCGGTGGTGCTGACCGAAATCCTTAGCAAGGAAGAGCTTCGCGAGGCGCTCGCGAGACTTTGA
- a CDS encoding ATP-dependent helicase, translated as MSSGLNLAQQEAVNYLHGPCLVLAGAGSGKTRVITHKVARLIQSGLAPQRIAAITFTNKAASEMRERAKSLIGRDANKVVVCTFHALGVRMMREDGGVLGLKPAFSILDSDDVTKILKDAGGTTDAATARIWQWTISKWKNMGLNAAQAEAQAADDNERITARIMARYEERLTAYQSVDFDDLIGMPLKLLQQHEDVRAKWQAALGHVLVDEYQDTNATQYEVLKALVGQRGRFTAVGDDDQSIYGWRGATLDNLRKLPVDFPTLKVIKLEQNYRSTSAILRAANNVIGPNPKLFPKTLFSELGEGEPVRVVDADNEAHEADRAVARIQSLRGGDATTQGQQFKEFRDFAILYRANHQARVFEQALRRAQIPYKVSGGQSFFDRAEIKDLCGWFRLWVNNDDDPAFLRAVTTPKRGIGHTTLASLGTFASQYKLSLFEALFSSSLPSVMAKRALEGLHEFGRYINDLEYRARRTMGAEDARTFLADWLKDIDYEKHLYDGEDSEQAAASRWTNVLEFCDWMSQRCGGQIADASGATVENERKSLLEVAQTISLLSTISEREKDQNVVTLSTLHASKGLEWPHVMLIGVNEGLLPFKLEDDGGRQQKVSDETLTRLQEERRLMYVGITRAQRSLAVSWTKRRKQGREMVPAQPSRFIAEMALDKTTIKEDPREKLKALRAEFARKAQDNAAAAAAAAAAAGS; from the coding sequence ATGTCCTCCGGTCTCAATCTCGCGCAGCAAGAAGCCGTCAACTACCTCCATGGGCCCTGCCTGGTGCTCGCCGGCGCAGGGTCGGGCAAGACGCGCGTCATCACGCACAAAGTCGCGCGGCTGATCCAGTCCGGGCTGGCGCCCCAGCGCATCGCCGCGATCACCTTCACCAACAAGGCCGCCAGCGAAATGCGCGAGCGCGCCAAGAGCCTGATCGGGCGCGATGCCAACAAGGTGGTCGTCTGCACCTTCCATGCGCTGGGCGTGCGCATGATGCGCGAGGACGGCGGCGTGCTGGGCCTGAAGCCGGCCTTCAGCATCCTCGACAGCGACGACGTCACCAAGATCCTCAAGGATGCGGGCGGCACCACCGACGCCGCCACCGCGCGCATCTGGCAGTGGACCATCAGCAAGTGGAAGAACATGGGCCTCAACGCCGCACAGGCCGAGGCCCAGGCGGCCGATGACAACGAACGCATCACGGCGCGCATCATGGCGCGCTACGAAGAACGGCTCACCGCCTACCAGAGCGTGGACTTCGACGACCTGATCGGGATGCCGCTCAAGCTGCTGCAGCAGCACGAGGACGTGCGCGCCAAGTGGCAGGCTGCGCTCGGCCATGTGCTGGTCGACGAGTACCAGGACACCAACGCCACGCAGTACGAAGTGCTGAAGGCGCTGGTCGGCCAGCGCGGCCGCTTCACCGCCGTCGGCGACGACGACCAGTCGATCTACGGCTGGCGCGGTGCCACGCTCGACAACCTGCGCAAGCTGCCGGTGGACTTTCCCACCCTCAAGGTCATCAAGCTCGAGCAGAACTACCGCAGCACCAGCGCGATCCTGCGCGCGGCCAACAACGTGATCGGCCCCAATCCGAAGCTCTTTCCCAAGACCCTGTTCAGCGAGCTGGGCGAGGGCGAGCCGGTGCGGGTGGTCGACGCCGACAACGAGGCGCACGAGGCCGATCGCGCGGTAGCGCGCATCCAGAGCCTGCGCGGCGGCGATGCGACCACGCAGGGCCAGCAGTTCAAGGAGTTCCGCGACTTCGCCATCCTGTACCGAGCCAACCACCAGGCGCGCGTGTTCGAGCAGGCCCTGCGCCGGGCGCAGATCCCCTACAAGGTCTCGGGCGGCCAGAGCTTCTTCGACCGCGCCGAGATCAAGGACCTGTGCGGCTGGTTCCGCCTCTGGGTCAACAACGACGACGACCCGGCCTTCCTGCGCGCCGTGACGACGCCCAAGCGTGGCATCGGCCACACCACGCTGGCCAGCCTCGGCACCTTCGCAAGCCAGTACAAGCTGAGCCTGTTCGAGGCCCTTTTCTCTTCCTCGCTGCCCAGCGTGATGGCCAAGCGCGCGCTGGAAGGCCTGCACGAGTTCGGCCGCTACATCAACGACCTCGAGTACCGCGCACGCCGCACCATGGGCGCCGAGGATGCGCGCACCTTCCTGGCCGACTGGCTCAAGGACATCGATTACGAGAAGCACCTCTACGACGGCGAGGACAGCGAACAGGCGGCCGCGAGCCGCTGGACCAACGTGCTCGAGTTCTGCGACTGGATGTCGCAGCGCTGCGGCGGGCAGATCGCCGATGCTTCCGGTGCGACGGTCGAGAACGAGCGCAAGAGCCTGCTCGAAGTGGCCCAGACCATCTCGCTGCTGTCCACCATCAGCGAGCGCGAGAAGGACCAGAACGTGGTCACGCTCTCCACGCTGCATGCGTCCAAGGGCCTGGAGTGGCCGCACGTGATGCTGATCGGCGTCAACGAGGGGCTGCTGCCCTTCAAGCTCGAGGACGACGGCGGCCGGCAGCAGAAGGTCAGCGACGAAACGCTGACGCGCCTGCAGGAGGAGCGCCGCCTCATGTACGTCGGCATCACGCGCGCGCAGCGCAGCCTGGCCGTGAGCTGGACCAAACGCCGCAAGCAGGGCCGAGAGATGGTGCCGGCACAGCCCAGCCGCTTCATCGCCGAGATGGCGCTCGACAAGACGACCATCAAGGAAGATCCGCGCGAGAAGCTCAAGGCCCTGCGCGCCGAGTTCGCGCGCAAGGCCCAGGACAACGCAGCAGCGGCGGCAGCAGCAGCGGCCGCGGCAGGCTCATGA
- the priA gene encoding replication restart helicase PriA: protein MTWLLEVAVQTPAHAALGDLLSYVSPEPVAPGMLVRVPLGRREVLGVVWSMQPATGTPDDTAPELKPVAAVLDALPPLGAAWRDLVAFAARYYQRSLGEIALAALPPPLRDLSTVQLARRLKRQAAPAAAAAVPRGPELTPEQAHALARFADESGPFLLFGSTGSGKTEVYLQAVAVLLEHKPQAQALVMVPEINLTPQLEARFKDRFGSGAVVSLHSGMTHPQRLGSWLAAHAGTARIVLGTRMAVFASMPALELIVVDEEHDPSYKQQEGARYSARDLAVWRGRREGAKVMLGSATPSLESWHQSRPAEGADPGGRYVRLAMPSRIGTAALPQVRLVDMGLQPPRTVLSAALLDAIGQRVARGEQSMVFLNRRGYAPVLACGDCDWKSECPHCSAYRVFHKIDRTLRCHHCGFAERVPRACPACGNPDVAPVGRGTERLEEHLGELFADVKRPDGSPVRIARIDADSTRRHGALESQLAAVHAGEVDVLVGTQMIAKGHDFRRITLVAAVNPDGALFSSDFRAPERLFGLLMQSAGRAGRDAAYLTAQNATAEMWIQTHHPRHALFAALRRHDYPAFAQRELEERAAAGMPPFAFQALLRADARTQEAAQGFLNAANAAAEGLEGAQQVTRYSAVPHAIQRVANVERAQLLVESASRSALQRLLAAWQPVLHALRKQPEGKGVIRWLVDVDPQSI from the coding sequence TTGACCTGGCTTCTCGAGGTGGCCGTTCAGACTCCGGCGCACGCCGCATTAGGGGATCTACTTAGCTACGTGAGCCCAGAACCTGTGGCGCCGGGCATGCTGGTGCGGGTGCCGCTTGGCCGGCGCGAGGTGCTCGGGGTCGTCTGGTCGATGCAACCCGCCACCGGAACGCCGGACGATACGGCGCCGGAGCTCAAGCCGGTCGCCGCCGTGCTGGACGCCCTGCCGCCGCTGGGCGCGGCCTGGCGCGACCTGGTCGCATTTGCCGCCCGTTACTACCAGCGCTCGCTCGGCGAGATCGCGCTGGCGGCGCTGCCACCCCCGCTGCGGGACCTGAGCACGGTGCAGTTGGCTCGGCGCCTCAAGCGGCAGGCAGCGCCGGCGGCGGCCGCCGCCGTCCCTCGCGGCCCGGAACTGACGCCCGAGCAAGCGCACGCGCTGGCGCGCTTCGCGGATGAAAGCGGCCCCTTCCTGCTCTTCGGCAGCACGGGCAGCGGCAAGACCGAGGTCTACCTGCAGGCCGTCGCGGTGCTGCTCGAGCACAAGCCCCAGGCCCAGGCGCTGGTGATGGTGCCCGAGATCAACCTGACTCCACAGCTGGAAGCACGCTTCAAGGATCGCTTCGGCAGCGGCGCTGTGGTGTCGCTGCACAGCGGCATGACCCACCCCCAGCGCCTGGGCAGCTGGCTGGCGGCGCACGCCGGGACGGCGCGCATCGTGCTCGGCACCCGGATGGCGGTGTTCGCCTCGATGCCCGCGCTCGAGCTGATCGTGGTCGACGAGGAGCACGACCCCAGCTACAAGCAGCAGGAAGGCGCCCGCTACTCGGCACGGGACCTCGCTGTCTGGCGCGGACGGCGAGAAGGCGCAAAGGTGATGCTGGGCTCGGCCACGCCGTCGCTGGAGAGCTGGCATCAGAGCCGTCCGGCTGAGGGCGCGGATCCCGGAGGGCGCTATGTGCGCCTGGCGATGCCCTCCCGCATCGGCACGGCAGCGCTCCCCCAGGTACGGCTGGTCGACATGGGCCTGCAGCCGCCCCGCACGGTACTTTCCGCGGCGCTGCTGGATGCCATCGGCCAGCGAGTGGCGCGCGGCGAGCAAAGCATGGTGTTCCTGAACCGGCGCGGCTATGCGCCCGTCCTGGCCTGCGGTGATTGCGACTGGAAGAGCGAATGCCCGCACTGCAGTGCCTACCGCGTCTTCCACAAGATCGACCGCACGCTGCGCTGCCACCATTGCGGCTTTGCCGAGCGCGTGCCGCGCGCCTGCCCCGCCTGCGGCAACCCGGACGTCGCGCCGGTCGGCCGCGGCACGGAGCGGCTCGAGGAGCACCTCGGGGAGCTGTTCGCCGACGTGAAGCGGCCCGACGGCAGCCCGGTGCGCATCGCCCGTATCGACGCCGACAGCACGCGAAGGCACGGCGCACTCGAGTCGCAGCTGGCAGCAGTGCACGCGGGCGAGGTCGACGTGCTGGTCGGTACGCAGATGATCGCCAAGGGCCACGACTTCCGCCGCATCACGCTCGTGGCGGCGGTGAATCCCGACGGGGCGCTCTTTTCCAGCGACTTTCGCGCGCCCGAGCGCCTGTTCGGCTTGCTCATGCAGTCGGCCGGGCGCGCAGGGCGCGACGCGGCGTACCTGACGGCGCAGAACGCCACCGCCGAGATGTGGATCCAGACCCATCACCCGCGGCATGCCCTCTTCGCCGCCCTGCGCCGGCATGACTATCCCGCGTTCGCCCAACGCGAGCTGGAAGAGCGTGCGGCGGCCGGCATGCCGCCGTTCGCCTTTCAGGCCCTGCTGCGTGCCGACGCCCGCACGCAGGAAGCCGCCCAGGGTTTTCTCAATGCCGCCAATGCGGCCGCAGAGGGCCTGGAAGGTGCGCAACAGGTGACCCGCTATTCCGCGGTGCCGCACGCGATCCAGCGCGTGGCGAATGTGGAACGGGCGCAGCTCCTGGTCGAGAGTGCCTCGCGTTCGGCACTGCAGCGACTGCTGGCCGCCTGGCAGCCGGTGCTGCATGCACTGCGCAAGCAGCCCGAGGGGAAAGGCGTGATCCGCTGGCTGGTCGACGTCGACCCGCAGAGCATCTGA
- a CDS encoding phospholipase A — MKHTHISTPFAGLLAGLGMALAQAQPAPQPASPLADAQLTWQQCQRLASDKEARLACFDRWAQQQTLPAAAIPAAPPALAATQPPAPVDAAVPATRVVSVATAEGCRDSQYSLLSRFWELENGSDCGTFSFRGYRPLNVSFATSSHKPDTPTSPAAGHTGTYIPYQANEMRLGLSVRTKLAQGMLTQDDPVKKDSLWFGYSQQSSWQVFNGDISRPFRTTDHEPELIYVYPTDYRLPGGWRWRYAGVGLVHQSNGQSLPYSRSWNRAYLMAGMELDDRFTLTGRIWQRLHESDADDDNPDISNYIGRAEITGRWNLDRDNTLAVTLRNNLRASGRGSVRLEWLKPLGDSARSNLRLHTQLFYGYGDTLVDYNRKRTVLSIGLSLVDF, encoded by the coding sequence ATGAAACACACGCACATCAGCACCCCGTTCGCGGGGCTCCTCGCCGGCCTCGGCATGGCGCTCGCACAGGCACAGCCCGCGCCGCAGCCGGCCAGCCCCCTGGCCGATGCGCAGCTGACCTGGCAACAATGCCAACGGCTCGCGAGCGACAAGGAGGCACGCCTGGCCTGCTTCGACCGCTGGGCCCAGCAGCAGACGCTCCCGGCGGCCGCAATACCCGCAGCGCCGCCGGCGCTCGCCGCCACGCAGCCACCTGCTCCGGTGGATGCCGCGGTGCCCGCCACGCGCGTCGTCTCGGTCGCCACGGCGGAGGGTTGCCGCGACAGCCAGTACTCCTTGCTTTCGCGCTTCTGGGAACTCGAGAACGGCAGCGACTGCGGCACCTTCAGCTTTCGCGGCTACCGGCCGCTCAACGTGTCGTTCGCAACCTCGAGCCACAAGCCCGACACGCCGACCTCGCCGGCGGCCGGCCATACCGGCACCTACATCCCGTACCAGGCCAACGAGATGCGCCTCGGGCTGTCGGTGCGCACCAAGCTCGCCCAGGGCATGCTGACGCAGGACGACCCGGTCAAGAAAGATTCGCTGTGGTTCGGCTACAGCCAGCAGTCGAGCTGGCAGGTCTTCAACGGCGACATTTCCCGGCCCTTCCGCACCACCGACCACGAGCCGGAACTGATCTACGTCTACCCCACGGATTACCGCCTGCCGGGCGGCTGGCGCTGGCGCTACGCCGGCGTCGGCCTGGTGCACCAGTCGAACGGCCAGAGCCTGCCCTATTCGCGCAGTTGGAACCGCGCCTACCTGATGGCAGGCATGGAGCTGGACGACCGCTTCACCCTCACCGGCCGCATCTGGCAGCGCCTGCACGAGAGCGACGCTGACGACGACAACCCCGACATTTCCAACTACATCGGGCGCGCCGAGATCACGGGCCGCTGGAACCTCGATCGCGACAACACCCTGGCCGTGACGCTGCGCAACAACCTGCGCGCCAGCGGCCGCGGTTCGGTGCGCCTCGAGTGGCTCAAGCCCCTCGGCGATTCGGCAAGGAGCAACCTGCGCCTCCACACACAGCTGTTCTACGGCTACGGCGACACCCTCGTCGACTACAACCGCAAGCGCACAGTGCTGAGCATCGGGCTGAGCCTGGTCGACTTCTAG
- the hemE gene encoding uroporphyrinogen decarboxylase, with protein sequence MPFAPLKNDTFLRACWRQATDHTPVWLMRQAGRYLPEYVATRARAGSFMGLATNVDFATEVTLQPLARYPLDAAILFSDILTVPDAMGLGLSFEAGEGPRFARPVRDAAAIGALEVPDMEKLRYVFDAVASIRRALDGRVPLIGFSGSPWTLACYMVEGAGSSDYRLVKTLLYSRPDLMHRLLAVNADAVAAYLNAQIDAGAQAVMIFDSWGGVLADGAFQEYSLAYTSRVLSQLRRQGADGQPVPRIVFTKGGGLWLEDMRALDCEVLGLDWTVNLARARQQVGEGTGAKALQGNIDPNVLFAPPERIESEVAKVLQAFGQPHTDATSAGPTHIFNLGHGISQFTPPDHVAALVAAVHAQSRAQRGR encoded by the coding sequence ATGCCTTTCGCCCCCCTGAAGAACGACACTTTCCTGCGCGCCTGCTGGCGCCAGGCCACCGATCACACGCCGGTCTGGCTCATGCGCCAGGCCGGGCGCTACCTGCCGGAATACGTGGCCACGCGGGCGCGGGCCGGCAGCTTCATGGGGCTGGCCACCAACGTGGACTTCGCCACCGAGGTCACTTTGCAGCCGCTGGCGCGCTATCCGCTCGATGCCGCGATCCTGTTCTCCGACATTCTCACGGTCCCCGACGCGATGGGCCTCGGCCTGTCCTTCGAGGCCGGCGAGGGCCCGCGCTTTGCACGGCCGGTGCGCGACGCGGCCGCCATCGGCGCGCTCGAAGTACCGGACATGGAAAAGCTCCGCTACGTCTTCGACGCCGTTGCCTCGATCCGCCGCGCCCTCGATGGACGGGTGCCGCTGATCGGCTTCTCCGGCAGCCCCTGGACCCTCGCCTGCTACATGGTCGAGGGCGCCGGCTCGAGCGACTACCGCCTGGTCAAGACCCTGCTCTACAGCCGCCCGGACCTCATGCACCGCCTGCTCGCCGTCAATGCCGATGCAGTGGCGGCGTACCTCAACGCGCAGATCGACGCGGGCGCCCAGGCGGTCATGATCTTCGACAGCTGGGGGGGCGTGCTGGCCGACGGCGCGTTCCAGGAATACAGCCTGGCCTATACGTCCCGCGTGCTGTCGCAGCTGCGGCGCCAGGGCGCTGACGGCCAGCCCGTACCGCGCATCGTCTTTACCAAGGGTGGCGGACTCTGGCTGGAGGACATGCGGGCGCTCGACTGCGAGGTGCTGGGCCTGGACTGGACCGTCAACCTCGCCCGCGCCCGCCAGCAGGTGGGCGAGGGCACCGGCGCCAAGGCCCTGCAGGGCAACATCGACCCGAACGTGCTGTTCGCGCCGCCCGAGCGCATCGAGTCCGAAGTCGCCAAGGTGCTGCAGGCCTTCGGACAGCCACACACGGACGCCACCTCCGCGGGACCCACCCATATCTTCAACCTGGGCCATGGCATCAGCCAATTCACGCCACCCGACCACGTAGCGGCCCTGGTGGCCGCCGTGCATGCCCAATCCCGCGCCCAGCGCGGCCGCTGA